In Oncorhynchus keta strain PuntledgeMale-10-30-2019 chromosome 36, Oket_V2, whole genome shotgun sequence, the DNA window TGATAGAGGAAGCTTAATGAAGAGCCGGGCTGGAGCAGAGCCTGTACACCCTGTAGCTACACCTACCTGTGTCTGATGTTGGTTCTACTGAGAACTCTCCCAGGAGATAGAAGAGCCAATTGTTTGTCAggatcccactgggcaaaaactggttgaatcaaagttGTTTACACATAATTTCAacctccccccaaaaaatctgTGATGTGTTGGAAAACTGATTGTCATCAACGTAacggcaatttttttttttttacccaacttttaacctatcCGACGACATGGTGACCTATTTGtggatttcacgttgaattcacgttagttgacaactctaCTAAGTCAATCcaaactagacattgaactgactTCTGTTCCCAGTGGGTGGCTAGGACAATCCAGGAGTAATCTCTTCCTGTGCTCCATCAGCATGGTCACCCCACCTAGGTGGTCCGCTacgacacgcacgcacgcacacacgcacacccaaaCAGGGAGTGTAATAAATAACCATACACACAATCCTTCACACACAACACAGAAGTaagcacatatacacacacacacacacacacactcactcactcactctcacataGGGGACCAGGGTCAGAAGTTCAGGGACACAGAAAGGGTTCTTGCTGTATATGAATAATGCATGGGGGATGTAAGTGACCCTCTGCCCGAACagacaagcgcacacacacactgccctgacCCTTAATGCTTCAACCACCCTACCCCCACACTTCTCCAGATATGTACAGTAAATCATCCATAGCATAAGACAAAGAGGATTTGGTCAAATTACATTGTAGAACAACACCATAAAGCCTCACAATCCGTCGGTTTCCAAGGTGGTTTTATTACTATAGAAATCATTCTACATGTGCAAAACATTATACACATGTTCTGTGTGCAGCTAAAACAGATTCCATACAGCACACCCATTCACTTTAGTGGACTGCCTCGCTTAAAATCAGACCCTTACTTTAAATGATCACCATTaaaatcatcatcattatcatcttcATCATATGCAATAGATTTAAGTCAAACTTAAGACTGTGCAGTCAGCAGTTAGTAACAGCAGCCTTTCCCAAACGTCTGTGTAGTGTGTGACCCTCCTACAGCTCGTGGAATGTGGGGCCCACACACCTGTATCATACAAAACCAGTGTTTCTGGTATTTATATTACCATTAGCTGACAGAAATGTGTTCAATCTAAGAAAGAAGTGGGCAAGCAAATAGTCTGTTTTCAATGAGTTAACTCTCCTATAGTATATAGACCATTGATTATATGCATTATTTGGCATTGGGTCATTGACTGATGAGTATCAGCATCCAAACGTTAGTCACCACCACCACAATTCACCTTTAACCTCAAGGCCCGTGGTTCAAACCTCACCTCAACTGTCCCCCTGCATTACTATAGTAGTGTATGTGTGGTGTCTGAGGAGTTCCCTGGTTCAAGCCCCGCTCCAGCTGACCCCCAACTGTATTGCTTCTGTAGTGTCACACACTCACTCGTCCACTCCTCTGCACCGACAAGGTTCTCCACTTCTGGCAGTCTTTGGccatcttctccactgtgccCCAGCTCTGCTGATGTTAATGGAGCTCAGTCGCTCTTCTCCACCATATTGTCCTGGGCCTTCAATGAATAACAGTAGTGTAATGTTCAGTTCGTGATCATAAGAGCGGTGTCCGAGGTGGTCTCTGGTTCAAAGTCATGGTACTCCTCCATTTCTGTCTCCTCTGTAGCACTGTTCTGGAAATGCACATGTCTATTCTTCTCTTTCCTCACTCGCTCTAGTTCTGACCCTGGCtgctccatctctacctccagcATGGCCcggctgctctctcctctctcccccactcccaaGCCACTCTCCCTGGGTACGAAGGCCAGCCCTGCCCCTCTCTTGCCCATCGCCATGTGGAGGAAAGAGAAGGTATGTTCTGTCCCgcctctctcagacacacacacagacgttatCCCTACATTGTCCTCCAGGTCTTTAGGGGACACTGTTTCGGTATTTTTGCTGAGGATGAAGTTGAAGAAGGCTGTGACCAGGAGCATGATGCCTGGAATCATAGGAGAACTTTTCAAACTGAAGAAATACAATACATTTAAACATCAGATGTTGTTTTGAATTTAAACTGAATCTAAAATAAATGTTGGGTGAGTATCAATGTCTGTGAATTACATCAACCTTATTAAATGTAATAATAGTGTGTAGTAGTACCTGGTAATGATGGTTAGGTAAGGATAATGCCATGGTTAGGTAATGTTGTTACCTGGTAGAGTGGTGTTACCTGGTATAACAGCATGCCACACTAACACAGGGTGAAGGAAACACACCACTGACATCATGGAGTAGTAGAGGAACTTCTGAAAGCCTCCAAGACGAGCCATCTTTccccacaacacaaacacacgccACCCTGGGGgaaactagagagaggaggggggggggagcagGGGACAGTATTATGTTTGAGTTTTTGTTGTTCACTTTACTTATGAAAGAAATAGCCACACATTTGCTATGATGACAAAGGACAaattgcatcctattccctatacaacACTCTCGCCCTTTGGCTCCCATAGTAGTGCACCATACAGAGAATAATGTACAATTTTGGATGCACACTTAGACAAAGCCTTAGTTGGAGATTGTGGGTAGTGTACTCACGGCAGACACATCTGCAGGAGGGTATCTAGGAAGTAGGCTACCTCAAACACCATCATACCTGCCCCAGACACCCTAAGGGTTTCAACACACAAACAGATCAAAGAACAGACCAAGAACCAAACAGATGCTAGTGATCAACTATGGACCAGAATAAGGGACAATGTCATACAGAGTACAACCCATGACATTTCCTATCAGAAGACTCGGTCTCCACTGTTGATAAATGTAATAAACAGTCTTGCATTTCTCTACTCCTCAGGGAGATGTTTTCCTGTGCTGTGCAGTGCGTGTTGCTTCATGGGAGTTTAGCCATGGGTCACAGACATAATGTAAAGTAGGACAGTGACCCAGGTCACTTGCCTCTCCTCCTGCTTGCCCCGCTCTTCCTGTACTGCCTCCCCCACCCTAGACCACCCCTCCCCTAGCCACCCTCCTCTTTTTCCATTATGAGTGCAGATTGACCTGAAACACACATTCTTTCTTTTAttaaagtagtgtgtgtgtttgtgtgtgtgtgtatgtgtgtgtgtaggggggtctAGAGGGACTCCTGTGTGACTTATTGGGAACTGTATGTACCAACAGTAACCTATCCAAGTGAAGCAGGaagttctgtagctcagttggtagagcatggcgcttgtaatgccagggtagtgggtttgattcccggggccacccatacgtagaatgtatgcacacatgactgtaagtcgctttggataaaagcgtctgctaaatggcatatattatttttatataGCCTATCCGAGTTTAGCAGTGATCATTTCTATCCAATGAGAGTACTCACAGCAGGTAGATGGCCAGACTGTGGAACTTCCCCTGTCGTAACGTCTCCACTCCTACAACACAAAGCACTGGAGACAGCAGAAGGGCAGgttacacatgaacacacacacacacacacacacacacacacacacacacacacacacacacacacacacacacacacacacacacacacacacacacacacacacacacacacacacacacacacacacacacacacacacacacacacacacacttcacatttAGCATTTAAACAAAATAGTGATGATGATTTAGATGAAATTGATAGTAAATTAACTACTGAATTAAGTACTTTATTCCAAACTAACTCCAGGCCTAATTGTCCAACAGGTTATTCGTACATGTAGTGGCCACTAGATGTCAGAATTACCACATGGCTGTCTTTCctaagtacactatatatacaaaagtatgtggacaccccttcaaattagtggatctGGCTAGTTCAGCCACACCtgttactgacaggtgtataaattcGAGCTCACAGCCATGGAATCATTggcaaacattggcagtagaatggccttgctgaagagctcagggactttcaacgtggcaccgtcataggatgccacctttccaataagtcagttcgtcaaatgtctgccctgctagagcacTTAATTGTtagtgctgttgttgtgaagtggaaatgtctagcagcaacaacagctcagccatgaagtgcttgGCCACACGTTTGAAGCGTGTAGCACTTAAAAATAAtcgattgcaacactcactaccaagttccaaactgcctctggaagcaacgtcagcacaagaactgtttgtctggagcttcatgaaatgggcttccgtggtcgagcagccgcacacaagcctaagatcaccatgtgcaatgccaagcgtcggctggattggtgtaaagcttgccgctaTTAGATTCTGGAGCCAGGAGAACACGCCATGCCCCAATGCATAatgccaaatgtaaagtttggaggaataatggtctgggtcggtttttcatggtttgggcttggccccttagttccagtgaaaggaaacgttaatgctacagcatacaatgacattctagatggctctgtgcttccaaatttgtggcaacagtttgggaaggctctttcctgtttttagcatgacaatgcccccgtgcacaaagaggGGTCCATGAGGcttcccaagtggcgcagtgatctaaggccactagagatcctggttggagtccaggctctgtcgcagttgaccgggagacccatggggcggcacacCATTGCCTCAGTCTCCCCCTCATCTTTCCAACACTGCACTATCTCTTCAGTAAGGCTTTCACAAAATACAAAAGGAGTGGTACAGCCCAACTCCTTGAAAAATGTATTCAAATAAATACATATCTGCAGTGAAGTAGGTACCACTGCagtatgt includes these proteins:
- the tmem72 gene encoding transmembrane protein 72; the encoded protein is MGSVVTAWWVVVEVACRILGISTSAVLCVVGVETLRQGKFHSLAIYLLVSGAGMMVFEVAYFLDTLLQMCLPCPPGWRVFVLWGKMARLGGFQKFLYYSMMSVVCFLHPVLVWHAVIPGIMLLVTAFFNFILSKNTETVSPKDLEDNVGITSVCVSERGGTEHTFSFLHMAMGKRGAGLAFVPRESGLGVGERGESSRAMLEVEMEQPGSELERVRKEKNRHVHFQNSATEETEMEEYHDFEPETTSDTALMITN